One stretch of Leadbetterella byssophila DSM 17132 DNA includes these proteins:
- a CDS encoding 3-oxoacyl-ACP synthase III family protein has protein sequence MNTTIVATGSAMPERRIKNSYFLDRKFLNEDGTPMTKPVEEIVAKLEQITGIKERGYISETGDSLPLLTAGAEDAIKNWGKDRNEIDGIIVAHNAGNMLEGRHGFHTVPNLAALLKNRLGITNHECFAYDILFGCPGWVQGVIQANQAIQNGDANNVLVVGLEVASRLLDPYDLDSMILADGCGAAIISKGEKQGIISYATFSHAQDDVSCIYLSKSYNKEWDDRTLFKMNGKDVYKYATTWVPQVIKKALDKAGLDASDVDMFLFHQANGKMLHAFANHLAALYNIEGLNFDGKIPTTIEFTGNTSVATIPTMLDLILKGNLGDYKITPGMKVVFASVGAGMHCNALVYQF, from the coding sequence TTGAATACTACTATTGTCGCTACAGGTTCGGCTATGCCGGAAAGGCGAATCAAGAACAGTTATTTTCTAGATAGAAAATTCTTAAATGAAGACGGAACTCCTATGACTAAACCGGTGGAGGAGATTGTAGCTAAGTTAGAGCAGATAACCGGAATAAAGGAAAGAGGATACATTTCTGAAACGGGAGATTCCCTTCCTTTGCTCACTGCAGGTGCCGAAGACGCCATTAAGAATTGGGGCAAAGACAGAAACGAGATAGATGGAATCATTGTAGCGCACAATGCAGGAAATATGTTGGAAGGTCGTCATGGCTTTCATACCGTTCCCAATCTCGCTGCACTATTAAAAAATCGTTTGGGCATTACAAACCATGAATGCTTTGCGTATGATATTCTATTTGGTTGTCCGGGATGGGTGCAGGGTGTCATTCAAGCGAATCAAGCCATACAGAACGGAGACGCGAATAATGTATTAGTAGTAGGGTTAGAAGTGGCTTCACGCCTTTTGGATCCGTATGACTTGGACTCCATGATTTTGGCGGACGGTTGCGGCGCTGCTATCATCAGTAAAGGTGAAAAACAGGGAATCATATCTTACGCCACATTTTCTCATGCCCAAGATGATGTATCCTGCATCTACTTAAGTAAATCTTACAACAAGGAGTGGGATGACCGTACACTATTTAAAATGAATGGTAAAGATGTATACAAATATGCCACCACATGGGTCCCTCAAGTCATCAAAAAAGCTCTAGATAAAGCAGGACTTGATGCCTCAGATGTAGACATGTTCCTATTCCATCAGGCAAATGGCAAAATGCTACATGCTTTTGCAAACCACCTGGCAGCCTTATACAATATAGAAGGCTTGAATTTTGATGGTAAGATACCCACAACCATAGAATTTACGGGTAATACTTCTGTAGCTACCATTCCCACCATGTTAGACTTAATTTTAAAAGGCAACTTAGGTGACTATAAAATTACTCCCGGCATGAAAGTGGTATTCGCATCTGTAGGTGCTGGGATGCACTGTAATGCCTTGGTTTACCAATTCTAA
- a CDS encoding semialdehyde dehydrogenase NAD-binding protein, which translates to MIKALVLGATGLVGSELLRLLLEDPYFDQVEVWSRRSIDIRHPKLMVKVLDFNQIPETDAQIIYSCLGTTKAKTPNVDEYRRLEVEIPIEIARKATRLQQFHYISSIGTSSKAKGSYLKNKWDAEEGLRKLTIESLHIYRPSLIFGQRNEKRTLEGISNILFKWLDPLLANSNYRRIAGSTIAAAMLKLSKSSKKGAFIHESKEIARI; encoded by the coding sequence ATGATAAAGGCATTGGTACTTGGTGCAACGGGCTTGGTGGGTAGTGAATTACTAAGACTACTGTTGGAAGATCCGTACTTTGATCAAGTAGAGGTCTGGTCAAGACGATCAATAGATATACGGCATCCCAAGCTTATGGTAAAGGTCTTAGACTTTAATCAGATCCCTGAAACGGATGCACAAATCATCTATTCTTGCCTTGGCACTACAAAAGCGAAAACACCTAACGTTGATGAGTATCGAAGGCTAGAGGTGGAAATCCCTATCGAAATCGCACGAAAGGCCACTCGTCTTCAACAATTTCACTACATTTCTTCCATTGGTACTTCAAGTAAAGCCAAAGGATCTTACTTAAAAAACAAGTGGGATGCTGAAGAAGGCTTAAGGAAACTTACTATAGAATCCTTACATATCTATAGACCTTCTCTCATCTTTGGCCAAAGAAATGAAAAAAGAACTTTAGAAGGAATAAGTAACATACTATTCAAATGGCTGGATCCACTATTAGCTAATAGTAATTACAGGAGAATTGCAGGTAGCACCATAGCCGCAGCCATGTTGAAATTATCAAAATCAAGTAAAAAGGGCGCTTTTATTCATGAGTCCAAAGAAATTGCAAGAATCTAA
- a CDS encoding trehalase family glycosidase, with protein sequence MKYCLFLAALFLFSCNNVTKKEYQNPEVQWGELYKDIEAAGIFENPKEFWDAAPKGKADKLLPFYLETKNEPDFNLKKFVEAYLVVPDYSKPYKKSDLPFEEYVQQSFASLLTRPKDDGGSLIPTRMRYVQGGGMFPEYNYFSSYFGVKAYLAQGQDSLATDLTTNAFQFIQDYGYVPYGNRSYYLGFTGFPMLSMMAEAISEANPKMLPWFGNLMARDYQNWMQGKTAIPLNEGKVLNRFFSEGKANAYIDLHKLTEWKGSSRYLVNGKPEIQDFLPIDLNAVLYQFEQVLAASFEAKGRKEYTNSYSNLAKIRKELFDQYFYNAEKGFYYDYDYVRKKASNSETLAAVFPLVVGMSSETQAKTVLEKLENSFLTPYGLKDDTSLKFGSAEMNYLAYLACKKYKNENLAAKIKDRWIQLNKAYYAENGHILRKYNLESPLTTDKTPERLDAALAILQLFLLD encoded by the coding sequence ATGAAGTATTGCCTATTTTTGGCCGCATTGTTCTTATTTTCTTGTAATAACGTCACAAAGAAAGAGTATCAAAATCCGGAGGTACAATGGGGAGAGCTCTATAAGGATATAGAGGCTGCCGGTATATTCGAAAACCCAAAAGAATTTTGGGACGCTGCTCCTAAAGGTAAAGCAGATAAACTTCTTCCTTTTTATTTAGAGACAAAAAATGAGCCTGACTTCAACCTCAAGAAGTTTGTTGAAGCTTACTTAGTGGTACCTGACTATTCAAAACCCTATAAAAAATCAGATCTCCCCTTTGAAGAATACGTTCAGCAATCTTTTGCTTCCTTACTAACCCGTCCAAAAGATGACGGGGGTTCCTTGATACCCACACGTATGCGTTACGTACAAGGCGGAGGAATGTTTCCGGAATACAATTATTTCAGCTCCTATTTCGGAGTGAAGGCTTATCTAGCTCAAGGCCAGGATAGCTTAGCTACAGATTTGACCACAAACGCCTTCCAATTCATTCAGGACTACGGATATGTACCCTACGGGAACCGTTCCTATTACTTAGGATTTACAGGTTTCCCTATGCTCTCCATGATGGCGGAGGCAATAAGCGAAGCAAATCCAAAAATGCTGCCCTGGTTTGGAAATTTAATGGCTCGGGATTACCAAAATTGGATGCAAGGTAAAACAGCTATTCCCCTGAATGAGGGAAAAGTCCTTAATAGATTCTTTTCCGAAGGAAAGGCCAATGCTTATATAGATCTACACAAACTTACAGAGTGGAAAGGAAGCAGCAGGTACCTGGTAAATGGGAAACCTGAAATTCAAGACTTTCTACCTATAGATCTTAACGCCGTACTATATCAGTTCGAACAGGTCTTAGCAGCTTCCTTTGAAGCTAAAGGCAGAAAAGAATATACAAACAGCTATTCCAACCTAGCTAAAATCCGTAAAGAACTGTTCGACCAGTATTTTTACAATGCCGAAAAAGGTTTCTATTATGATTACGACTATGTTCGTAAGAAAGCATCTAATTCGGAGACATTAGCTGCAGTATTCCCCTTAGTGGTAGGAATGAGCTCGGAGACTCAGGCAAAAACTGTACTTGAAAAATTGGAAAATAGTTTTCTTACTCCTTACGGATTAAAGGATGATACCAGCCTGAAATTCGGTTCAGCAGAGATGAACTACTTAGCTTATTTGGCTTGCAAAAAGTACAAAAATGAAAACTTAGCAGCTAAGATAAAGGACAGGTGGATTCAATTAAATAAAGCCTATTACGCCGAAAACGGACATATTTTAAGAAAATACAATCTGGAATCTCCTCTTACTACAGATAAAACTCCGGAAAGACTTGACGCCGCTTTAGCTATTCTTCAGCTCTTTTTGCTAGATTAG
- a CDS encoding SixA phosphatase family protein has translation MKKNLFIVRHATAEDIGNLTVVRDFDRELVSKGIMEAAKLGKALSEYFPEIQAIYSSGAARALSTATIVAEQIKFDTEKIEIKDALYGSGPRGYLEVLNTIPDEIQNAMIVGHNPDISYFADYLTRDDVGGSMKKASLIHLGFEGFQWNELSQHLGGFINRLEGSH, from the coding sequence ATGAAAAAGAATCTTTTCATCGTCAGACATGCAACGGCAGAAGATATTGGAAACCTCACAGTGGTGAGAGATTTCGATAGAGAATTAGTTTCCAAAGGGATCATGGAAGCGGCCAAACTGGGAAAGGCTCTTTCAGAGTACTTCCCTGAAATTCAAGCCATCTACTCCAGTGGAGCGGCTAGAGCACTTTCCACCGCTACTATTGTTGCAGAGCAGATTAAATTTGATACCGAAAAGATTGAGATCAAAGATGCCCTATACGGAAGCGGCCCCCGAGGCTATTTGGAGGTGCTAAATACCATCCCTGATGAAATACAGAATGCCATGATCGTAGGTCATAATCCTGATATTTCTTACTTCGCAGACTATCTCACCAGAGATGATGTAGGCGGAAGCATGAAGAAAGCCTCTTTAATTCATTTAGGCTTTGAAGGATTTCAATGGAACGAACTTTCACAACACTTGGGTGGTTTTATTAATAGATTAGAGGGTTCCCATTGA
- a CDS encoding SDR family oxidoreductase: MTKLKDSVFWITGASSGIGEATAIAAAQKGAKLVLSARRRDELERVKSLLGNTEVLVLPLDMEKLDEIQPAVDQVMAHFGRIDLLFNNAGISQRSSVMDTKFEVFERIMHLNYLSVVALTKAVLPIMVKQNSGHLLVTSSLSGKLGSPMRAGYCGSKHALHGFFDALRAEVYNHHIQVLMVCPGYIKTNISINAMSADGSKHGKMDENQNHGISPEECANRIINAIENNKQEIYIGKKEVMGVYLKRFFPALLNKIVRNQAPK, encoded by the coding sequence ATGACAAAATTAAAAGACTCAGTATTTTGGATCACAGGTGCATCCTCCGGCATAGGCGAAGCTACTGCAATCGCAGCTGCCCAAAAAGGAGCCAAATTAGTATTATCAGCAAGACGCAGAGACGAACTTGAAAGGGTAAAATCCCTCCTGGGAAATACGGAAGTACTTGTTTTACCTCTTGATATGGAAAAGCTGGATGAGATACAGCCGGCCGTGGATCAGGTAATGGCACACTTCGGAAGAATAGACCTGCTTTTTAATAACGCAGGTATATCCCAAAGATCCAGTGTAATGGACACCAAATTTGAGGTCTTTGAAAGAATAATGCATCTCAACTACTTATCCGTAGTGGCGCTCACCAAAGCCGTCTTACCTATCATGGTAAAACAAAACAGTGGTCATTTACTGGTCACCAGTAGCTTATCCGGAAAGTTAGGCTCACCCATGCGTGCGGGATATTGCGGTTCCAAACATGCACTACACGGTTTTTTTGACGCTTTGCGTGCCGAAGTATATAATCACCACATCCAGGTGCTGATGGTGTGTCCGGGTTATATCAAGACAAACATTTCCATAAATGCCATGTCAGCTGATGGAAGTAAACATGGTAAAATGGATGAGAACCAAAACCATGGCATTTCCCCCGAAGAATGTGCCAATAGAATCATCAATGCCATTGAAAACAATAAGCAGGAAATCTATATTGGCAAGAAAGAAGTCATGGGAGTGTATCTAAAGAGATTTTTCCCTGCTTTACTCAACAAAATAGTACGTAACCAGGCCCCAAAATAA
- a CDS encoding Glu/Leu/Phe/Val family dehydrogenase, giving the protein MSYKEPAPIPDVENPLDSMMSRFNAAIKILGLPDEMYDILKVPARQVIVGLPVTMDDGRIKVFEGYRVIHSTILGPGKGGVRLDPGVTLDEVRALAAWMTWKCAVVDIPYGGAKGGIACNPREMSAGEIERLMRAYTLGMLDIFGPDKDIPAPDMGTGPREMAWLMDEYSKAKGMTTHAVVTGKPLVLGGSLGRTEATGRGVTVSAISAMEKLKLNPYRATAAVQGFGNVGSNAALLLKERGVSIVGISDVSGAYYNDKGIDIEKAIEYRNQNNGILEGFDGAEPIPAEDLLFLPVDLLVPAAKEDVITKHNASKIQAKLIVEGANGPTSATADDIINDKGIMVVPDILANAGGVTVSYFEWVQNRMGYKWPLDRINRRSDRVMKDAFNNVYATSEKYNVNLRLAAYILAIDKVSSSYKFRGGYG; this is encoded by the coding sequence ATGAGTTATAAAGAACCGGCACCCATTCCGGATGTAGAGAATCCACTGGATTCCATGATGTCACGTTTTAATGCTGCTATCAAAATTTTGGGACTTCCTGATGAAATGTATGACATACTAAAGGTACCAGCCAGACAAGTGATTGTAGGCTTACCGGTCACCATGGACGATGGAAGAATCAAAGTTTTTGAAGGTTACAGAGTAATCCACTCTACTATACTAGGCCCTGGAAAGGGTGGTGTACGTTTAGATCCAGGTGTTACCTTAGACGAAGTTAGAGCATTAGCAGCCTGGATGACTTGGAAATGTGCGGTGGTAGATATACCATATGGAGGTGCAAAAGGTGGGATTGCATGTAATCCTAGAGAGATGTCTGCCGGCGAGATTGAGCGTTTAATGAGAGCCTATACCTTAGGGATGCTAGACATCTTTGGTCCGGACAAAGACATTCCGGCTCCAGATATGGGTACGGGCCCAAGAGAAATGGCATGGCTCATGGATGAATATTCCAAAGCCAAAGGTATGACTACTCATGCCGTAGTGACCGGAAAACCATTAGTTCTAGGTGGATCTTTAGGAAGGACTGAAGCTACAGGTCGCGGAGTAACCGTTTCTGCCATCTCTGCCATGGAAAAATTAAAACTTAATCCTTATAGAGCCACAGCCGCCGTACAGGGATTTGGTAATGTAGGTTCAAATGCTGCCTTACTATTGAAAGAAAGAGGTGTAAGTATTGTAGGGATTAGTGACGTATCCGGAGCATACTACAATGATAAAGGAATTGATATAGAAAAAGCTATAGAATACCGTAACCAAAACAACGGCATTCTGGAAGGCTTCGATGGAGCAGAACCAATTCCGGCAGAAGATTTATTGTTCCTACCGGTAGACTTATTAGTTCCCGCTGCAAAAGAAGATGTAATCACTAAACACAATGCCTCCAAAATACAGGCTAAACTAATTGTTGAGGGGGCTAACGGACCAACCTCAGCTACTGCAGATGATATCATCAATGACAAAGGCATCATGGTAGTTCCAGATATTCTGGCAAATGCAGGAGGGGTAACTGTATCTTATTTCGAGTGGGTACAAAACAGAATGGGATACAAATGGCCGTTAGATAGAATCAATAGAAGAAGTGATAGAGTAATGAAGGATGCCTTCAACAATGTATATGCTACTTCTGAAAAATATAACGTTAACCTGCGCCTGGCAGCTTATATCTTAGCCATAGATAAGGTTTCCAGCTCGTATAAATTCAGAGGTGGATACGGTTGA
- a CDS encoding Fur family transcriptional regulator yields the protein MVIKKEPTLYDQAREVLDSKIEEMGLRKTQERYRILEEIYKREDHFEIEDLFDSMLQQNFNVSKATVYNVVELLTEIGLVIRHNFGNKNAARYEKAFGRRQHSHIICTKCNKVVEFCDPRLLLIQNTVEKYSGITIKDHSLVFYGVCDNESCQKK from the coding sequence ATGGTAATAAAGAAGGAACCTACGTTATACGATCAAGCGCGTGAGGTGTTGGACTCGAAGATCGAAGAAATGGGATTACGAAAAACGCAGGAGCGCTATCGTATTTTGGAGGAAATCTATAAGAGAGAAGACCATTTCGAAATAGAGGATCTATTTGATTCCATGTTACAACAAAACTTCAATGTGAGCAAAGCCACAGTATATAATGTAGTGGAATTGCTAACAGAGATAGGTCTGGTCATCCGCCACAACTTTGGAAATAAGAACGCGGCCAGATACGAAAAGGCATTCGGAAGAAGGCAACACAGCCATATCATTTGTACTAAATGCAATAAAGTGGTAGAATTCTGTGACCCTAGGTTACTATTGATCCAAAATACTGTAGAAAAATACAGTGGAATCACCATCAAGGATCACTCTCTGGTTTTCTATGGAGTTTGTGATAACGAATCCTGCCAAAAGAAATGA